Proteins from one Stigmatella aurantiaca genomic window:
- the modA gene encoding molybdate ABC transporter substrate-binding protein: MKTPWWTSAGRHQAPRGRALPGLALLLALACNKPQEAAVPTAALSPARIAAAADLSVAFEEMGQAYEQLHHEKVTLIFGASGTLAKQLSQGAPYDAFYSANAAFVDETIAAGSCDASTKARYAQSHLVLWTRGKQADTAPKSLAELEDPRFVKISIAHPEHAPYGRAAKEALEKSGLWEKLRPRMVHADNVKHALQFAQTGNADAAIVPLPLVLSLQDGQYTLLDKGLYTPVEQTSVRCKNGGNPEGAQRFAALLQSEQGRALMQRHGFILLDP; this comes from the coding sequence TTGAAGACCCCGTGGTGGACGAGCGCAGGCAGGCACCAGGCCCCCCGCGGGCGTGCCCTGCCCGGGCTCGCCCTGCTCCTGGCGCTGGCCTGCAACAAGCCTCAGGAAGCGGCTGTCCCCACGGCGGCCCTGTCCCCGGCCCGGATCGCCGCCGCGGCGGATCTCTCCGTGGCCTTCGAGGAGATGGGCCAGGCGTACGAGCAGCTCCACCACGAGAAGGTCACCCTCATCTTCGGCGCGTCGGGAACGCTCGCCAAGCAGCTCAGCCAGGGCGCGCCGTATGACGCCTTCTACTCCGCGAATGCCGCCTTCGTGGACGAGACCATCGCGGCGGGAAGCTGTGACGCCAGCACCAAGGCCCGCTACGCCCAGAGCCATCTGGTGCTCTGGACCCGAGGGAAGCAGGCGGACACCGCCCCCAAGAGCCTGGCCGAGCTGGAGGACCCTCGCTTCGTGAAGATCTCCATCGCCCACCCCGAGCACGCCCCCTATGGCCGCGCCGCCAAGGAAGCGCTGGAGAAGAGTGGGCTGTGGGAGAAGCTGCGGCCCCGGATGGTCCACGCCGACAACGTCAAGCACGCGCTCCAGTTCGCCCAGACGGGCAACGCCGACGCCGCCATCGTGCCCCTGCCCCTGGTCCTCTCCCTTCAGGACGGGCAGTACACGCTCCTGGACAAGGGCCTCTACACGCCGGTGGAGCAGACCTCGGTGCGCTGCAAGAACGGCGGCAATCCCGAGGGGGCGCAGCGCTTCGCGGCCCTCCTCCAGTCCGAGCAGGGCCGGGCCCTCATGCAGCGGCACGGCTTCATCCTCCTGGATCCCTGA